The region AACAGGACAGCGGCAGCCCCGCCGAACTGGCCCTGTTAGGGTACGACGGGACCGTTAAAGGGAAAATTTCCGTGCCATCCATCCAGAATCGGGATTGGGAGGAACTGTCTGTTGGACCAGGGCCGAAGGATGGTACGAACTACCTGTATATAGGCGACATTGGCGACAACAATGCCCAGTACGAAACCTGCCAGATTTACCGTATACCTGAGCCCGCAAACCTACAGTCGCCTATTGCTGTTAGTGACATCGGCCGTATCGACTTCCGCTACCCGCTGGGACCACGTGATGCGGAAGCTATGTTTGTTGACCCGCAAACCAAAGACATATACATCATCTCCAAACGGGAAGAAAAAGTACATCTGTACGGACTGGCCTACCCACAAAGTACCAACAGCTTAATTACAGCGCAGGATTTTGGCGAGCTGCCTTCTTTTGGCGGTGGTTTGCCGAACTACGTAACCGGTGCATCCATTTCGCCCGATGGCCGCGAAATTCTGCTCAGAACATACACTTCCATGTATTACTGGAAGCGGGATGCCGGGCAAAGCATTGCCGATGCTATGCAGTACGGCACCCGGCGCTCATTGGCTATTCGTCTGGAGCCGCAGGGCGAAGCCGTTTGTTTCGACAAAGACGCCAAAGGCTTCTTCACCATTAGTGAAAAAGCAAATGCAGCCTCAGTGAACTTATATTACTATGCTAAAAAATAGGAGAGTTGTTGGCAGCGTGCGCGGGGTAATGGTCTGAAATAAATGCAATCAGTTAACTTGCCGCATGGATTCATCGATTTTAATTATAGTCCTGAGTTTATCGGTATTAATTTCCTACGCCTTTGACTTATTCAGCAGTCGCTTTAAGACGCCTTCCGTTTTGCTGCTGCTGCTGCTGGGAATGCTGACAAGACAGGCAACGGCGTACTTCGATGTTCAGGTGCCCTACGTCAATGCCATCCTGCCAACACTTGGTACCCTTGGCTTGATTCTGATTGTACTGGAAGGTGGTCTTGATATCGAACTCAACGCCGACCGGCTAAGTGTTTTACGACGAACCCTGCTGGCGTCTCTGCTGGCTATTGCAGGTGGTACGCTGCTCATGGCCGGTACCCTTTACCTACTGCTGAACGACTCCTTCTATCATTGCCTGATTGCGGCATTGCCATTCTCCATCATCAGCAGTACCGTGACGGTGCAAAATGTGGAACAACTCTCAACCGACCAGCGCGAATACGCCATTCACGAATCGGCTTTTGCCAGTATTCTGGGGATTATGGGGTACAACTTCCTGGTTTTAAGCCAGGGTTCCGTGCTGGGGGCCGTCTGGCTTTTCACGCGCGACACGCTGGTAATGGCCCTTATTTCGCTATTGTGCTGTTTTCTGCTGCTGTATCTGATTGGTCGGATTAACCACCGAATCAAATTTCTGCCCATCATCTCCGTGTTGTTTCTTGTGTATGCGTTGGCCGAAATCAACCATCTGTCGTCGTTGCTGCTGATTCTGATCTTCGGGCTTTTTCTGAACAACACGGAACTGTTTATAAGGGGGCGGCTGAGCCTGATTTTGAAAAATGACTTATTCGAGAAAGAACTTGATCAGCTTAAAAACCTGACGGCCGAGGGCTCCTTTGTAGTCCGGACATTTTTTTACCTAATCCTAGGCTATGCGGCCATCCCCTCCGAATTAGTGGACGTTGACGCGCTGATCGTGAGCGCACTGTTCATCCTGATAATTCTTGTCTGGCGCTGGGTTACTCTCCGGCTTACGTACTGGGGAACATCGAGTCCGTTGTTATGGATTGCCCCCCGAGGATTGATCACGGTTTTGCTTTACTTGAACATCCCGGAAAATTTACGGCTACAGGGCTTTCGCGAGGGTATTCCTACCATCGTTGTTGTGCTTTCTTCTTTGGTGGTTATGCTCGGAGTGCTGTCGTACAAGCCTGCAAAAGCAACCCGATGATAGCTGACTCAGTAAGCATTCCGGGTTAAGTAGGGCCAGAAAGACCACCACCGGCGGGATTGCAAATACTGTAGATCATTTTCGTGAGCGAATGCTTCCCGCTCGAAACTTATGTTTCGGTAAGCCCGGTAATGGTGTCGGTACTGAAGTCGGCGGATGAGGTATTCGAGGAAATACCACAGATAAAACGGAACAATGGCTAACTCGGCCTGCTGGCGCAGATGAATGCGCTCGTGGTTAAGCAGGGTAGGGTCGGGTTTGCTGTGCTTGACCAGGATGAAGGGAAAAAGGGCCATCCCGTCGGGGCCAAGAGACGAAATACGAACTACAAACATAAATCGACCAACGTTCACCATTAATTAACACGAATTATGAGCAAAAGTGCTCATCTCCATAAAAAAGACATTCACCAGTCGAGTGCGCTTCCTCTATGACTCTATTACTCGCTCTTCTCTTCATAATCGGGTATGTTCTGATCACCCTTGAACACCCAATAAAAGTTAACAAAACCGCAACCGCGCTGATTACGGGCGTTGCCTGCTGGGTCGCCTATGCCTTGCTGAATACAGAGATCGACCTTGTTGGTGAGCAGCTAAAGCACCATCTGGCCGATACGGCCGAAATCTTGTTCTTCCTGATGGGGGCCATGACGGTGGTCGAATTGATTGATGTGCATGATGGCTTCACCCTCATAACTGATCGCATCGCCAGTCGCAACATGCGAACGCTGCTCTGGATCATCAGTATCCTGGCCTTTTTCATGTCGGCTTTGCTGGATAACCTCACCACGTCTATCGTCATGGTATCGGTTGTTCGCAAGCTTATCAAAAATGCCGAAGACCGGCGTATCATGGCAGGTATGATTATCATTGCGGCCAATGCCGGTGGTGCCTGGTCGCCCATTGGCGACGTGACAACAACGATGCTCTGGATTGGTGGGCATATAACCTCGTTCCATATTATCCGTTCAATGCTGTTACCGAGTCTGGTTTCGCTGCTGGTTCCACTAGCCCTGCTGACCCGACTCTACAAACCCTCACCAGAAAATAAACCGGCACGGGAGCAGGCTGGTATCAGCCGTCCGTATGTGACACCTACTGCCCGACGCGAACGCCGGACTATGCTGGCCATTGGGCTGGGAGGCATGGTGTTCGTTCCTATTTTCAAAACGGTCACCCATTTGCCGCCGTATATGGGCATGATGTTGGTGCTGGGAATTATCTGGGTAGCTTCCGAAATACTCCACAGTGAGAAAGATGAAGCCGAACGCAAGAAATTCACGGCCGCCTATGCGCTCAGCCGAATCGACACATCCAGCATTCTTTTCTTTCTGGGTATCCTGCTGGCCGTGGGCTCACTGGAAGCAACGGGTATATTGAGGTCGCTGGCAGCTTCGCTGAGCCAGTCGGTTGGCAATGTAGATGTGATAATCTTCTTAATCGGAGCCGTATCGGCGGTAGTCGACAATGTCCCTATCGTGGCCGCTACTATGGGAATGTTCGATATGCAGAGCTATCCGGTCGATGCCAAATTATGGACATTCCTGGCGTATTGTGGCGGTACAGGCGGAAGTTTGCTCGTTATTGGGTCCGCTGCGGGTGTAGCCGTTATGGGCATGGAAAAACTGGCTTTTGGCTGGTATCTGCGTAAAATAAGCTGGCTGGCGCTAATTGGTTATATAGCTGGCGCACTGGTTTATCTGGCTGGTTTTGCCCTGCTAGCGTAACCGCTCATCAAGTCGTAGTTGTAGCTAATCAAATTATGAGCTAACTAGCCTCTTTAATCCTAACTATTCGTTGAAAAACCATGAAAAAACTAGTACTAATCGCTGGCCTGGCAGCCTTATCCTGGCAATCCGTAATTGCTCAGACAACACCAACAGCCGACGAAGTGGTCGATAAATACATTGCGGCTATTGGAGGGAAGGATGCGCTTATGAAAGTGACCGACATGACGACCAGCATGTCCAGCGAAGGGCAGATGGGTGCTATTATGATAACGCGCAAGCAGAAACTGCCTAACCTGTTTTCAATGGTAATCAACGCCAATGGTATGGAGGTAATGAAACAAACTGGCGACGGAACCAAGATTGCCATGGGAGGTATGCAGGGCAGCCGTACCATTGACGGGGCCGCAGCCAAGCAGATGACCGTTATGAATGTGCTCTTTCCGGAACTTCATTATGCCGAAAACGGGGTGAAAACAACCCTTATGGGTACGGAGAAAGTAGATGGCAAAGACACTTACAAGCTTAGCCATACTACAGAGGATGGAGCTACAACCTGGACTGACAATTTCGACATCACGACCGGGCTGAAAGTGCAGGCCATCACAACGGCAAAGTCGCCCCAGGGTGAAATGAAGTCGACCATGAGCTACAGTGACTACAAAGACGTAAATGGTATTAAAATTCCGATGACCATTCTCCAGCAGTCGCCCAGAGGGCCAATGACCATGACGGTCGATAACGTCAAGATCAACAAAGGCCTGAAAGATTCCGATTTTACGATAAAATAGACTGGTTGATGTCCCGCTAAGGACAACTGGCTCCGGGTTTTACCCGGAGCCAGTTATTTTATAGGCCTTTGATAAACGCTTCAAGCGCATTCAGGTGGTCCGAAAACGCCTGCTGCCCGGCCTGCGTAGCCGAGTAGGTAGTATTGGGCTTTCGGCCGATGAATTGTTTTTGTACGGCTACATAACCCGATTCCTCCAGGGCACGCAGGTGGGTAGCGAGGTTGCCATCGGTCAGGCCGAGTAACTCTTTAAGCGCGTTAAAACTCATCAGATCATTAACCATCAGGACCGACATGATGCTTAGCCGCGCTTTGCTTTCAAAGGCTTTATTGAACTGTGCCAGCAAATCTGTCTTCATGCGGTGAGGGTTCGTTCGTATTTGTAATACATGGCCAGGCCATATATAATGTGCAGCACACCAAAGCCAACAGCCCAGGTCAATAAATTATATCCCGGCAAAAAAAGGGATAATAAACCTAGCCCAATTTCGCAATAAGCCAGCGACTCTACATCGCGCAGGGTGTATTTACTGCCATTGAGCAGGGCAAGTCCATAAAAAATCAGGGTTACCGGAAACGTCAGCCAAATCAGGTTGTATTGCAGCAACGCCAGGCAAAAAATGCCGCCCGTTGCCAATGGAACAAACATGGCCCGGAGAAGTCGCTGCGATGATTGATTCCAAACGGTTTGCCCTTGCCGCCGGGCCTGGCGAACGGTAAAGTAAGTGCCCGAAAGCAGCGCCAGTACCAGAACAACAAGCCCTACCGTTACCAGAAATTGACGAATATCCTGCTTACTGAGATCAGTGTGGTAATCGCCTGCGCCGTTGGACAAAAAAGCGTCAAATAAGTCTGTCTGTATCCGCATCGAAACAACAAAGGCACCTGCCAGCGCAATCAGTCCCGCCGAAACGCCCGACAAACCGCTTAGGGACAGGAATTTTGAGGATCGTTCCATCAGGCTGCGGATTTCCGTCAGCGTTTGCAGATGTTCGCGCGATTCGTACATGAGATAAAGGTAAAAGGTTAACTAATCGATTGATTATGAGTAAGGGTTTAAAAGAAAATAGCCAGTAGATGGCTACCGATAATAATCAGTCCCGCGAGCACCGCCGTAATGGTTAAAATAAGTACAGCACCCGACGACAAATCTTTGATGGCTTTGATTTGCGGATGCAAGCCGTGTGATACAAAATCGCAGAGTTTTTCGATGGCGGTATTAAAGGCCTCAGCAGCCCAGACCAGACCAATTTGGGTAATGATAATAGCCCACTCGATCCGGCTTAAAGACAGAGCAAAACCAGCAATGACCACTACGCCCGCAACCAGCAGATGCACTTTGGCATTATTTTCAAAGCGAAATAAATCCAGAATACCCTGCCCGGCAAACCGAAAGCTGCGAAACACTTTACGGATATCAATCATTTGACAAAGGTAGGGCTTGTCTTGCTCTCATGGTCGGTATACCAATAAAAGGCTACGTAAACAATAAACAGAACGAAGCCGTAGGCAATAGTTAATTTTATACTCAGATGATCATGATAGGCATGGACAATGGCCCTGGTCAATTCGGATGGAGTCGTTAAAACGTTCCAGCTGTTCCACCGGCCAACCCGGCCCAGGTAAATACCAAAACCAGACAAAACCTGACTGCCCATTATAAATACCCAGGCTCTTAAAACTCCGGTGAGCGGTCGGAGCATTCGGTGAACGATTAGAATGGAGTAAAGTCCTGTCAGTAAGCCTGTTAAGGCAAAGATAAAGAGCGTCATTGTATCGAACCAAAGCAAAGGCTGTTCGACGTTGCGAATATGGAACAGGTCGGTAATGATATAAGGAGCATTGGGTAAAAATGCCAGCCAGCCAGCCAGTCCAGCCGCCAGTAACCACTGATTTCGGAAACCTGCTGTTCGCAAGTCACGGAGAACCAGCACCACACCCAGTGGGAACCAGGCCAGAATCAGGTTCCATATAAGCATGACAAAAAACCACCAGTTGCCGGTCAATAAGCCTCGGGTGGTGACCAGAATCAGCCCCGTGAGTGTAAGTAATAACAGAGCCTGGAGGCTTTTGCCCGAGCGGTTGCCAGAGAAGTGAGTCTGATTCATGTGAGCAGAAAATAAAAATTTGATTTATTAAAGTACTTTGTTTTGCAAAGTAAAAGATAAACCAGTATTCTATCTACCATACAGACGAAAATAATTTCATTCGTTTAAGATTAAACCAATCAGGCACCGACACCGGCAGATGCATCGCCTATCTCTATCTGAATATTTTAATGTGAACCAGTAAACCATATAGGCAGAACAGTATATATCTTTAAGATGCCATCCTGAGAAAGGATTTATGCTTGTTGCCTGTATTTCTTCATCTTGTTTAAGGTGTTTTCTCTACTTGTTTTATTGGAATAATAAGTAACTCATGATTGCCTGGAATAGTGATACAGCCCGTCATCTACTGGCTCGCTGTCTTTTTGGGTATACCCGCAGCGACGTAAGCAAGGCACTCTCATATTCGTCAATTGGCGACTTTGTGAGTAAAGAGCTACTGGCCGATATACCTCAACCGACACCCGTAAACAGTTGGGTGACAGAAACGCCGATTGCCAACAACGGTGCGGTAAATAGCCTGCGTTACAAGGAGCTAACTACCTGGTGGTTGAATCGGATGCTGACAGAAAACACCTCCATGCAGGAAAAAATGGTGCTTTTCTGGCATAACCACTTCGTGTCTGATCGGGTTAAGGTCAGTTATCCGCAACATATGTACCAGCAGAATGCGTTGTTTCGTATGCACGCATTCGGTGATTTTCGGCAGTTTACCAAAGACGTGACAATAAATCCCGCTATGCTGATCTACCTGGATGGGCAACGGAGCAACAAAAACGCGCCTAACGAAAATTATGGCCGCGAACTGATGGAACTTTTTACGCTGGGCATTGGCAACTACACAGAAACAGATGTTAAGGAGGCTGCGCTTGCGCTTACAGGGTGGTCGGTGAATGGATTGAACGCCGTTTTTACAAAATCAAATTTTGCCGATAAGACCAAGACGTTCCTGGGTAAGACAGGTAATTTTACGTACACCGACATTGTCGACATCATTCTCACCAAAGATGCAGCCGCCGAATTCATCTGTCGGAAATTATACAAAGAGTTTGTCTTTTATATACCCAATGAGCCATTTGTCAGGCAGATGGCCAGCGTATTCAGGTCGGCGAATTATAGCATTCGGGCTGTCCTGCAATTTTTATTGACTTCCGACGAGTTCTTCAAACCTGAGTATCGGGGTGCTAAAATTAAAAGTCCGGCCGAACTGGTCATTGGCACCCTCAAATTTTTGGGTATTACCAAACCCGACTTCGAATACATTGCCGATACGTCGGCCATGCTTCAGCAATATTTGTTTTTACCGCCCAATGTAGCGGGCTGGCCGGGACAGCGTAACTGGATCAGTTCAAATACGTACCCGGCGCGGGCCGGTTACTCCGACTCGCTGGTGAATGGGCGTAAAGGTAACGGACAGAGTCTGTCCTTTAAGGTGCTCCCGCTCGACTTTGCCCGAAGCTATACTAGTGCAGAGGATGCGCCACTGTTTGTCAAAGATGTGATTGCTCAACTGCTCATTATTCTGCCAAGTGGTATGAAAGAAAAGCTATTGCTGGATACCCTTTTAGACGGAACGATTGCGGCAAACTGGTCGACTAATACGCCAATGGCTGATGTGCGCATACAAAAGCTGCTTAAAGCGGTCATGCGCCTGCCTGAATTTCAGCTAACCTGAGTAGCGGGCCCCACATCGGTCAATTCGTCATTCGTGCAACTATCGAGTATCTATGAAACGAAAGGAGTTTCTACGACAATTAAGTTTACTAACCAGTGGTGTTGCCTTTGGTGTACAGGGTGTACCTGTTCGGACCTATGCGCATAACCCATTCATGGTAGACATGGCGGGCACCAACGGAAATATATTAGTGCTGGTGCAATTGCAGGGTGGAAATGATGGGCTCAACACGGTTGTACCCTATGAAAATAGTAGTTATTACCAAAAGCGTCCGACTATCGCTATTCCCAAAGCGGGTGTGTTACCCTTAACCAGTCAGCTTGGCTTAAATCCGGCAATGAGCTCGTTTCGTGAATTGTACGACAATGCTCAGTTAACGATTGTTGAAAATGTTGGTTATCAATCGCCCAACAGGTCGCACTTTCGATCAACGGATATATGGTTATCAGGCTCCGATGCTGAGACGCTGGAATACGACGGCTGGGTGGGCCGGTATCTGGCCCATAAATTTCCAGATTATCCCGTGGCACTGCCGGAGCAGCCACTGGCTATTCAACTGGGTTCTGTAGAGTCGATGCTCCTGCAAAGCCCGGTGGGGTCTATGGCTACGGTGTTCGAAAGCCCCGATACGTTTTATCAACTGGTGCAGGGGAGCAGTGCCGAGTCGGCGTCTGTTCCCAATACGGTGGCTGGCGAAGAGCTTAAATTTTTACAGCAAATGGCTGCCCAATCCATTCAGTATTCCGATATCATCAAGAAAAAGGCAGACAGTGGAAAAAATGTCGTGGGCTATCCCAATACGAGCCTGGGAAAGCAATTGGCTATTGTGGCCGATTTAATTTCCGGAGGGCTCACAACGCCGGTTTACCTAACGACTCTGGGGGGATTTGATACCCACGCCAATCAGGTAGTGGCCGGTAATGTAACAACCGGCCAGCACGCCAATCTGCTTAAAACAGTAGCCGATGCGGTGGCTGCATTCACGAAGGATTTAAAGAGGCAGAATCTGGCAAACCGGGTAACAGTTATGACATTTTCTGAGTTTGGCCGGCGCGTCAATCAGAACGGAACAACGGGTACCGATCATGGTACGGCGGCCCCGCTTTTTGTCGTTGGTAATTCGGTACGCGGTGGGATAGTAGGCACGCCACCCGATCTAAATGATCTCGACAGTAACGGCGATCTGAGATTTAAACATGATTTCAGGCAGGTTTACGCCAGTGTTCTTCGCGACCATCTTGGCGTTGATGCGGCCAATACAAAGACGATTCTGGGGCGCGATTTTGAGACTTTACCAATTTTTCGCCAGAATTCGGCGCTGGAGGTTACTGAAGGTTTCTTTGCGTTAGGGCAGAATACCCCCAATCCCTTTGCCAATTATACCGACATTCAGTTTACCCTGAAACAGGCTAGTAACGCACGGTTAGTCGTATATGACCTCACAGGGCGTGAGGTACTTGTGCTCCGGGAAAGTCGATTTGATGTTGGTAATTATACTATTCCTCTCTCTGGGACTAGCCTGGCTGCCGGGCAGTACCTGTACAGCCTGCAAACCGATTTTGGGCGACAGGTAAGGCGTATGGCGAAAGTGTAAACAAGAAAACAGGAAAGGATTGCGATAACCCGAATGAAGTAGTTTTTACCTGCTTCATTCATCCTCCTCTACATCGCTTATTGCTTTTACAGTATCTTTACCGCATGACGTTTTCTGAATTATCTCCCCGCCGTCAGGAACAGCTAATGGCTTTTGACCGGCTCCTGACCATCATGGACGAGTTGCGTGAGCAGTGTCCCTGGGATCGCAAACAGACGTTGGAAAGCCTGCGTCACTTAACCATTGAGGAAACATACGAACTTTCCGATGCCATCCTGGAAAATGATTTACCCGAAATCCGAAAAGAGATAGGGGATATTCAGCTACATCTGGTCTTTTATGCTAAAATTGCCTCCGAAGCACCTGCCGATTCGCCGGACCGATTTGATATTGCCGACGTATTGAACAGCGTTTGTGAAAAACTTATCAGCCGCCACCCGCACATATATCCGGATGCTAGTGGTAGTAAAGTAATTGCCGAAAATGAAGAACAGGTAAAAGCTAACTGGGAGCAACTTAAGCTAAAAGAAGGAAACAAATCGGTGCTGGGCGGAGTGCCTGGTTCATTGCCTGCCCTGGTGAAAGCTATGCGTATTCAGGAAAAAGCCAGGGGGGCTGGGTTCGACTGGTACGAAAAGCAGCAGGTGTGGCAAAAAGTAGAAGAGGAGATGCAGGAATTCAAAGCCGAATTTAATGCGGAGTCCGAAACGGTGATTGATCCTCAACGGGCCGAAGCCGAGTTTGGTGATTTACTTTTTTCACTGGTCAACTACGCCCGTTTTATCGACATAAATCCTGAGACTGCTCTCGAACGCACCAACAAAAAATTCATTAAACGA is a window of Spirosoma linguale DSM 74 DNA encoding:
- a CDS encoding putative lipoprotein (KEGG: mxa:MXAN_4334 putative lipoprotein), with the translated sequence MRNFTLLVLGLAFTACKLNVPSVYDVNFTSDPTVAPVAPGQIDEASGMVDSRSQPGNIWIEQDSGSPAELALLGYDGTVKGKISVPSIQNRDWEELSVGPGPKDGTNYLYIGDIGDNNAQYETCQIYRIPEPANLQSPIAVSDIGRIDFRYPLGPRDAEAMFVDPQTKDIYIISKREEKVHLYGLAYPQSTNSLITAQDFGELPSFGGGLPNYVTGASISPDGREILLRTYTSMYYWKRDAGQSIADAMQYGTRRSLAIRLEPQGEAVCFDKDAKGFFTISEKANAASVNLYYYAKK
- a CDS encoding sodium/hydrogen exchanger (PFAM: sodium/hydrogen exchanger~KEGG: cja:CJA_0883 hypothetical protein): MDSSILIIVLSLSVLISYAFDLFSSRFKTPSVLLLLLLGMLTRQATAYFDVQVPYVNAILPTLGTLGLILIVLEGGLDIELNADRLSVLRRTLLASLLAIAGGTLLMAGTLYLLLNDSFYHCLIAALPFSIISSTVTVQNVEQLSTDQREYAIHESAFASILGIMGYNFLVLSQGSVLGAVWLFTRDTLVMALISLLCCFLLLYLIGRINHRIKFLPIISVLFLVYALAEINHLSSLLLILIFGLFLNNTELFIRGRLSLILKNDLFEKELDQLKNLTAEGSFVVRTFFYLILGYAAIPSELVDVDALIVSALFILIILVWRWVTLRLTYWGTSSPLLWIAPRGLITVLLYLNIPENLRLQGFREGIPTIVVVLSSLVVMLGVLSYKPAKATR
- a CDS encoding Citrate transporter (PFAM: Citrate transporter~KEGG: dar:Daro_0683 Na+/H+ antiporter); the encoded protein is MTLLLALLFIIGYVLITLEHPIKVNKTATALITGVACWVAYALLNTEIDLVGEQLKHHLADTAEILFFLMGAMTVVELIDVHDGFTLITDRIASRNMRTLLWIISILAFFMSALLDNLTTSIVMVSVVRKLIKNAEDRRIMAGMIIIAANAGGAWSPIGDVTTTMLWIGGHITSFHIIRSMLLPSLVSLLVPLALLTRLYKPSPENKPAREQAGISRPYVTPTARRERRTMLAIGLGGMVFVPIFKTVTHLPPYMGMMLVLGIIWVASEILHSEKDEAERKKFTAAYALSRIDTSSILFFLGILLAVGSLEATGILRSLAASLSQSVGNVDVIIFLIGAVSAVVDNVPIVAATMGMFDMQSYPVDAKLWTFLAYCGGTGGSLLVIGSAAGVAVMGMEKLAFGWYLRKISWLALIGYIAGALVYLAGFALLA
- a CDS encoding hypothetical protein (KEGG: rme:Rmet_4697 hypothetical protein), producing MKKLVLIAGLAALSWQSVIAQTTPTADEVVDKYIAAIGGKDALMKVTDMTTSMSSEGQMGAIMITRKQKLPNLFSMVINANGMEVMKQTGDGTKIAMGGMQGSRTIDGAAAKQMTVMNVLFPELHYAENGVKTTLMGTEKVDGKDTYKLSHTTEDGATTWTDNFDITTGLKVQAITTAKSPQGEMKSTMSYSDYKDVNGIKIPMTILQQSPRGPMTMTVDNVKINKGLKDSDFTIK
- a CDS encoding transcriptional regulator, ArsR family (PFAM: regulatory protein ArsR~KEGG: rpe:RPE_4614 hypothetical protein) — encoded protein: MKTDLLAQFNKAFESKARLSIMSVLMVNDLMSFNALKELLGLTDGNLATHLRALEESGYVAVQKQFIGRKPNTTYSATQAGQQAFSDHLNALEAFIKGL
- a CDS encoding diacylglycerol kinase (PFAM: diacylglycerol kinase~KEGG: tau:Tola_1000 diacylglycerol kinase), translated to MIDIRKVFRSFRFAGQGILDLFRFENNAKVHLLVAGVVVIAGFALSLSRIEWAIIITQIGLVWAAEAFNTAIEKLCDFVSHGLHPQIKAIKDLSSGAVLILTITAVLAGLIIIGSHLLAIFF
- a CDS encoding protein of unknown function DUF1361 (PFAM: protein of unknown function DUF1361) — its product is MNQTHFSGNRSGKSLQALLLLTLTGLILVTTRGLLTGNWWFFVMLIWNLILAWFPLGVVLVLRDLRTAGFRNQWLLAAGLAGWLAFLPNAPYIITDLFHIRNVEQPLLWFDTMTLFIFALTGLLTGLYSILIVHRMLRPLTGVLRAWVFIMGSQVLSGFGIYLGRVGRWNSWNVLTTPSELTRAIVHAYHDHLSIKLTIAYGFVLFIVYVAFYWYTDHESKTSPTFVK
- a CDS encoding Protein of unknown function DUF1800 (PFAM: Protein of unknown function DUF1800~KEGG: rso:RSc1650 signal peptide protein), whose product is MIAWNSDTARHLLARCLFGYTRSDVSKALSYSSIGDFVSKELLADIPQPTPVNSWVTETPIANNGAVNSLRYKELTTWWLNRMLTENTSMQEKMVLFWHNHFVSDRVKVSYPQHMYQQNALFRMHAFGDFRQFTKDVTINPAMLIYLDGQRSNKNAPNENYGRELMELFTLGIGNYTETDVKEAALALTGWSVNGLNAVFTKSNFADKTKTFLGKTGNFTYTDIVDIILTKDAAAEFICRKLYKEFVFYIPNEPFVRQMASVFRSANYSIRAVLQFLLTSDEFFKPEYRGAKIKSPAELVIGTLKFLGITKPDFEYIADTSAMLQQYLFLPPNVAGWPGQRNWISSNTYPARAGYSDSLVNGRKGNGQSLSFKVLPLDFARSYTSAEDAPLFVKDVIAQLLIILPSGMKEKLLLDTLLDGTIAANWSTNTPMADVRIQKLLKAVMRLPEFQLT
- a CDS encoding protein of unknown function DUF1501 (PFAM: protein of unknown function DUF1501~KEGG: bvi:Bcep1808_1862 hypothetical protein); protein product: MKRKEFLRQLSLLTSGVAFGVQGVPVRTYAHNPFMVDMAGTNGNILVLVQLQGGNDGLNTVVPYENSSYYQKRPTIAIPKAGVLPLTSQLGLNPAMSSFRELYDNAQLTIVENVGYQSPNRSHFRSTDIWLSGSDAETLEYDGWVGRYLAHKFPDYPVALPEQPLAIQLGSVESMLLQSPVGSMATVFESPDTFYQLVQGSSAESASVPNTVAGEELKFLQQMAAQSIQYSDIIKKKADSGKNVVGYPNTSLGKQLAIVADLISGGLTTPVYLTTLGGFDTHANQVVAGNVTTGQHANLLKTVADAVAAFTKDLKRQNLANRVTVMTFSEFGRRVNQNGTTGTDHGTAAPLFVVGNSVRGGIVGTPPDLNDLDSNGDLRFKHDFRQVYASVLRDHLGVDAANTKTILGRDFETLPIFRQNSALEVTEGFFALGQNTPNPFANYTDIQFTLKQASNARLVVYDLTGREVLVLRESRFDVGNYTIPLSGTSLAAGQYLYSLQTDFGRQVRRMAKV
- a CDS encoding MazG family protein (TIGRFAM: MazG family protein~PFAM: MazG nucleotide pyrophosphohydrolase~KEGG: bbt:BBta_4079 nucleoside triphosphate pyrophosphohydrolase) gives rise to the protein MTFSELSPRRQEQLMAFDRLLTIMDELREQCPWDRKQTLESLRHLTIEETYELSDAILENDLPEIRKEIGDIQLHLVFYAKIASEAPADSPDRFDIADVLNSVCEKLISRHPHIYPDASGSKVIAENEEQVKANWEQLKLKEGNKSVLGGVPGSLPALVKAMRIQEKARGAGFDWYEKQQVWQKVEEEMQEFKAEFNAESETVIDPQRAEAEFGDLLFSLVNYARFIDINPETALERTNKKFIKRFQYIEEQARANGRTLSSMTLAEMDVYWNEAKSVG